In a single window of the Streptomyces sp. NBC_00091 genome:
- a CDS encoding DUF4097 family beta strand repeat-containing protein, producing the protein MRKFDTTTPVSAVLDIPAGNIRFIAADRTDTTVEVLPADASKSRDVKAAEQTTVDYRDGVLRINTPSKNQILGASGAVEVTIQLPAGSHFEAKTASAEFRGIGRLGDVTLNSAHGTVKLDEAASARLTLQAGDVQIGRLTGPAEITTQKADLHITEAIAGTVKLRTEHGGISIAAARGTSATLNADTAHGRIHNTLTNTEGPAAALNIHATTTYGDITARTL; encoded by the coding sequence ATGCGGAAGTTCGACACCACCACCCCGGTCTCCGCCGTCCTCGACATCCCCGCCGGGAACATCCGCTTCATCGCCGCCGACCGGACCGACACCACGGTCGAGGTCCTGCCCGCGGACGCCTCCAAGAGCCGCGACGTGAAGGCCGCCGAGCAGACCACCGTCGACTACCGCGACGGCGTCCTGCGGATCAACACCCCCTCCAAGAACCAGATCCTCGGCGCTTCCGGTGCCGTCGAGGTGACCATCCAGCTCCCCGCCGGCTCCCACTTCGAGGCGAAGACGGCCAGCGCCGAGTTCCGGGGCATCGGCCGCCTCGGCGACGTCACCCTCAACAGCGCGCACGGCACGGTCAAGCTCGACGAGGCCGCGAGCGCCCGCCTCACCCTCCAGGCCGGCGACGTCCAGATCGGCCGCCTGACCGGCCCGGCGGAAATCACCACCCAGAAGGCCGACCTCCACATCACCGAAGCCATCGCCGGCACGGTCAAGCTGCGCACCGAGCACGGCGGGATCTCAATCGCCGCCGCCCGCGGAACCTCCGCCACCCTCAACGCCGACACCGCCCACGGCCGCATCCACAACACCCTCACCAACACCGAAGGCCCCGCCGCCGCCCTCAACATCCACGCCACCACCACCTACGGCGACATCACCGCCCGCACCCTCTAA
- a CDS encoding tyrosinase family oxidase copper chaperone has protein sequence MKKITRRQALGIGAGAAAALGLTACSSSSAPAPTAGASASGKPVAIPTGTIDEVYEGRRIQITLGAGGHHGVGVPTIKIDGNELHLMGNADGSWVTVVNHYESFPDPISAARAAIRDLQGAELAPFIAKEVQL, from the coding sequence ATGAAGAAGATCACTCGCCGACAGGCTCTGGGGATCGGTGCCGGGGCGGCCGCCGCTCTGGGGCTGACCGCCTGCTCGTCCTCGTCGGCTCCCGCCCCGACGGCCGGGGCGTCCGCGTCCGGTAAGCCCGTTGCCATACCCACCGGCACCATCGACGAGGTGTACGAGGGGCGTCGTATCCAGATCACGCTCGGTGCCGGAGGGCACCACGGTGTCGGGGTTCCGACCATCAAGATCGACGGCAACGAGCTGCACCTGATGGGGAACGCGGACGGCAGCTGGGTCACCGTCGTCAACCACTACGAGTCCTTCCCGGACCCCATCTCGGCCGCCCGCGCCGCGATCCGTGACCTCCAGGGCGCCGAGCTCGCGCCGTTCATCGCGAAGGAGGTCCAGCTGTGA